A portion of the Candidatus Hydrogenedentota bacterium genome contains these proteins:
- a CDS encoding DUF502 domain-containing protein: MKQSNPSSFGPSRILLHFRKQLTSGLLVVVPAGITVFVLRLLYKFTAGQLAPLVRKYSGSIPDFTSPLISVVILLVVVYLIGMITAVVMGKKLFSLMDSIIESIPFVKSVYVACKQIVQALHFRDKLSYPKTPVMIEYPRPGLKAIGFAVGTITFHDGRFFYRVFIPTAPNITVGIFLLMPPEDVYHCGLSIDEAIQIIVTGGILGTDELTYQSTASEPLTVQLDENDDEDDD, from the coding sequence ATGAAACAATCGAATCCCTCCTCTTTCGGTCCATCGCGGATATTACTGCATTTTCGCAAACAATTGACTTCAGGTCTTTTGGTAGTCGTCCCCGCAGGTATTACCGTATTTGTTTTGCGACTGCTCTATAAATTCACGGCCGGACAATTAGCCCCTTTAGTCCGGAAATACTCCGGCTCCATCCCCGATTTTACCTCTCCGCTCATTTCCGTTGTGATACTTTTGGTCGTTGTTTATCTAATCGGCATGATAACGGCTGTTGTTATGGGGAAAAAACTTTTTTCCCTGATGGATTCCATTATCGAAAGTATCCCCTTTGTAAAATCAGTATATGTAGCATGCAAACAAATCGTGCAGGCACTGCATTTTAGGGACAAACTTTCTTATCCCAAAACGCCTGTTATGATTGAATATCCACGGCCGGGCTTGAAAGCGATAGGCTTTGCTGTCGGCACTATCACTTTCCATGACGGCCGTTTCTTTTATCGTGTTTTCATTCCCACGGCGCCCAATATCACGGTAGGGATATTTTTGCTGATGCCGCCGGAAGATGTTTATCATTGCGGACTGTCTATTGATGAGGCGATTCAGATCATTGTAACAGGCGGTATCCTGGGCACTGATGAACTCACCTACCAGTCCACAGCCAGCGAGCCGTTGACCGTGCAGCTTGACGAAAATGATGATGAAGACGATGATTGA